The Nostoc sp. NIES-3756 DNA window GAATTAGTTTATCCTTCCGGTAACAGACAGTCAATTGATGCCAGTTCTCAAACTATCACTAGAGTTGAAAAAATTAGAAAAAATGACTCTGGTAAAATATTAACTGATGCTGCTATTGGTGCAGGTGCGGCTACTGCAATTTCTTTAATTACAGGTAATCGCAGAATCGAAGTTTTAGAACCTGTAGGTGGTGCAGCAGCAGGTGCTTTAGCTAGTGTATTACTACGTAAAAAAGAAGTTGAGGTATTTGTAGTTAGACCACAACAAGACTTGCGCTTGGCTCTAAATTCTAACTTGACAGTAGATGCTTTACGCTAATAAGCCGCTCTAAGATTTAACTGTGAATTTAACCATCTGTATTTAGGCGATCGCCATTGAAACTATATCTAAGCGATCGCTTAATTTTTACCTAGAAAATGTGAAAACAAATCCCCAACTTTAAGAAAAAGTTGAGGATTGAACACGATTGACATACACAGACTAACGATTTCGCAGTTCTGTTTCTAATTTTTCCAAGTCAGTTTTCAGCAAAACCGTCATTTGCCCTGTGAAAGCTTTGCCCCCTCGTGGTTGGGCAACTTCTAGCCAATAAGCATAGCGATCGCCCACTCTTACTTCTCCTTTCAAAGCTTCTCTAATAGGAGTTTTAGCCATCCGTGCTGAGTTAATTGCACTCTCGTCAGGATATTCATAAAGCACTTGGGCGCGTTTAAAATCTTGATAAATATCCAAACCATAAATTACGCGCAAGGATTCTTGTAGACGCTCCAACGTCATACCATTAACCGCATCGTACATAGCAATGCGTTCACTACGAATTATACTCCTATCTTTGGTAAAAGCTACTCTACCAGGGGGTAATACAGAAGCTTGAAATGTAAATCGCTGGGCTGCTGTATCACTTTTCTGTACAAACAATTTCTCTCCGGCTCTGGGACGGAGAGTGGGATGAGCTTTAATCCAAGTACCAACTTCCTCTGTACTTTGTCCTGGTAACGCATCAGCTTGGGAGTTAGTCAACATTCCCACGCCCAGCCAGGAAATCAGAGAAAGGGGCAACATCAAAAGGTTAAGCCGAAATTTTTTGAGCATTTTCCTATTGAGAACTCATAAGCAATTTCGCCACTGTGTCAACACAGAGGTAAACCTAGTTTTCCCATTTAGCAGAAAAATTTACTCATTAAGTTTAAATAGATTTTCTCAATCAAAGATAAAACAACACAAATCTTTCAAGCATCTTAGACAGTTAGTCTTAAACAACTAATTTTTATGGCTATCAATGTTATTTATCTTAATAATTTGGGAACTATTAGTGATAATAGGATCATTGGCTATTAATCAAGATATTGCCTTGCGCGAATATCAACATCATCTTTAATAATAAGTGAATATCCAACATGAATCTCAAAGTTATATCATTTATATCTGGTCTTATTTTTTTCATTTTATGGAATAACTTTATTAGAAGTTTTATCCTTAACATCTTTCTCTCTATAGGCTTTATTCCTCATAATCTATCTTACATTCTTGTTAACTTAATACCTTTTATTTTATTATTTGAATTTGTCGCAAAAGCGTTAATTTTATCAACACTTTCTCCCAATTTAAAAATTATTACCACTCAATTAGAAACTATCGACAAAGTTGATCATAATAGCTTTACCTACTACACTTCTGCTCTAGAGTCTTTAGGATTCATCAAAATTGCCGATATACAGCTATCAGAATCTGCAGTTACAGTAGCGCGGCTATTTACCCATCCTAAATATCAATGTTTTGCAGAAGTCATACAAGCGCTGGGAAAAGATTATACTTTGTGTGCTATTGCTAGTGATTTTGAAAAAGAATGGTCTATTAGTTCTAGAGATAAGGTTCATCAAACCACAGCTTTTACCTATGCTTTTTTACGCCGTCCCAAGGCAATAGTGATTTATAAACCTGGAGCCAATCCTCAAGAATTACTTGATTCACACTTAGAACTACGACAAAAAATGATACGCGATTTGGATATAGAATTACTACCTCTTACTTCTCTTGAAGATTATTTTGAGGGAAGTAGAAAATATAGAATCCAGCAACAGCAAAGACTGTGGCGTAAAAGTATAATATTTGGCATGGTGGAGATGTGGCTTTTCTCCCTAAAGTCTTCAGATCAAAAGTATCAATGGTTAGGAGATTATGCTCGGTTAGCCAGAAAGCAATAATCACTTATATAGCTAATTACGGTATAACTCAAAGAGGATAAATGGTGGGGGAAGTATTCAGCCTCATGCCTTATACTCACGTATAATTACTCAATGTGCAATACTCGATATTCACTTGGTAATGTGTGAGGTCATATAGACGATGGCTGGACTGATATTACTATCTTTAGCTATTCTTTGGGGAATTTTTCACAATTCTGAGCGAGATTGGCGTAGTTCTGTCTTATCAGCAGCAGTCTGTTGGGGGGTAATAGTAACTTTTACTACAGAGATTTTAAGCATCTTCAGGCTAATAACATTTGGCTGGGTGCTAGCTTTGTGGCTATTGATTAATCTTGCCTTGGGATGGATTTACTACCGTCTGATTAAATTAGGCAAGCGATCGCTTAAATTACCAACCATACCCAAAATTACTCCAGTTTCACTAGTATTATTAGCTGGAGTAGCTTTTATTGTTGGTACTGTCACTATAATTGCGATCGTTGCACCGCCAAATAATTGGGATTCTATGACTTATCACATGGCGCGTGTCGTGCATTGGATACAAAATCGTAGTCTTGCTCATTATCCTACCTACTACTCTGCCCAATTAGTCCATCCACCTTTTGCAGAAATTGCCATTTTACATCTTCAGATTCTTAGTGGTGGAGATAGGTTTGCTAATTTAGTGCAAGTGTTTAGCATGATTGGTAGTATTATCGGTTCATCCTTAATTGCCCAACAATTAGGTGCAGACAGACGCGGACAGATTTTTGCTACTGTTTTCTGCGCAACTCTACCAATGGGTATTCTTCAGAGTTCTAGTACACAAAATGATTATGTAGTTTGCTTTTGGCTAGTTTGTTTAGCCCATTTTGTCCTATTAACTTTACCCTACAAAAATCCACCCACATACTTAGTTTTAAACATTGGTGTAAGTTTTGGATTAGCAATTTTCACTAAAAGTTCTGGCTATATTTTTGCTTTTCCTTTCATGGTTTGGCTTTTTGTTTGGTACGTCAACCAGATGCGGTGGAAAATGTGGAAACCAGCAGCTATGGTTGCAGCTATCTTCTTTAGCTTAAATATCGGTCATTATTTACGTAATTTCGATTTATATCGTAATCCTATAGCAACAGCAGAATATTCTGTAGAATACAAAATAGAAATATATAGCCTGCCTACTTTCATTTCTAATATTATTAGAAATCTTTCACTTCATAATGATATAGTTAGGCACTTAGGCTTGCAAGGTTTCATCACACCATTTACAGGCATAATCACAAAACTAGTTACTATAATTCATGGCTTTTTAGGTGTAGATATGACCGACTCTCGTATCACACACCCGCCAAATTCATATCATGGTGTACCAGGACTGTCTTTTGATGAAAACGTTGCTGGTAATCCCTTACATTTATTATTGATTTTAATTGCTATAGCTATTTTTATCTTTTACGGAAAGCTAAGAAGTAATAAAAAAATACTTGCTTATATCTTATCTATCACTACTGGATTTTTGTTGTTATGTTGGATGCTAAAATTGCAACCATATCAAAGTCGTCATCATCTTTCATTATTCGTACTTTCTGGTGCTTTTGTTGGCACAGTTTTTTGCAAGATTTTGAATCGCTATGTAATTACTTTTTTAGCGGTAATATTTTTGGTTACATCAATACAGTTTGTATTTAACAATAAGTATCGACCCATTACTACACAAAATAATATTTTTAATACAAGTAGAAATGAACTTTATTTTACCAATCGTCCTCAATTAATTAAACCTTTTTTTGAAGCGACTGACTTTATCAAAACTACGAATTGTGCAGATATTGGGTTATCTTTAGGAGCAGAAAAAACTCCATCCGCCCAATATTGGGAGTATCCAATTTGGATTTTATTAAAAAATAATACTAATCAAGTGACTAAATTTGGACACATTTTGAACCCTGCTAATTTGTCCGCATTTAAATCTCAAGTATACCCTTATAGTCAATTTAACCCTTGTGTTATTCTGGCTATCAGAAGAGGTAAAGAGGCCCCAGTAGAAAAAATAAATTTTAAAGATAAAATCTATGTAAAAAAATGGGCATTAAACCCAATTACTGTATTACTACTAAATTAATTTATGACAACTTTTTAGTATAGTAATGTTAAAAGGTTGTAATTCAATCTTCACACTAATTATTCAAAATTTTCCAATAGATACAAGGTCTGAAAAGCTTGTATCCGTTGTCTTTCTTAATGAGCGAATTTTGCGTAAAGTTATGGTGTGCAGAGAATTTCTGAGGTTTCTCTTGGTTAAGCAAGTCCAGCCTGCTCAAGCTAAAAAATTTGTATACATAACTGACTCAACTTTTCAAGATGAATTTTGAATTGCTACTACTTCATAAATCATTTCTAAGTCTTGTTCAAAAATTAACTATGAATCCTATACTTTAGCTACATAGTTATGTAAATTTACTTTAGTAGAAGTAGTATAAGTACTATTAAAGATTGATTTGTTGAAAATGTAGTAAATTATACAATAGTGAAGTTACAGATTAAAAATGGTGTTTGCGATCGCCTGCCGCCTAAGCTCAATGATGGTACATTTTTTACAAAAATGCCCATCTAGTATCAGTTTAAAAAACTAGGAGCCTTAACTGATGCTGAATGCTAAAACTAGTTTTGCTATACTGATGGCTGTGTGTTTGATAGCTACCGCAGTGACAGGATATTTACTGGGAGGGATTAATCCCGAACTGATTCAATCCTGGTTAAAAGCTGCGGGGATTTGGGCCCCTATCACTTATGTCGCTATATATGTAATAGCAACGATTTTGATTTTGCCATCAACAGCACTCAACTTAACAGGCGGAGCCATTTTTGGCGTTTGGATGGGGACATTTTGGACAAGTGTAGGAGCAATTATAGCGGCGATCGCTGCTTTTATATTTGCGCGGACAGTAGGGCGTGAAATTGTTGCTCAAAAACTAGCGGGACGTTGGCAAGCCATCGATGCGGAAGTTAGACAGGGAGCGATCTTCTATATGTTTGCTATCCGCCTGATGCCCATCTTGCCCTATGGGTTAGTTAATTTTGCTGCTGGTTTGACATCAATTAGCTTTAAAGATTACCTCATTGGCACAGCTTTAGGGACAGTACCTGGAATCTTGCCGTTTGTCCTATTGGGGAGTTCTGGCTTCAAAGCCATCCGTTCTGGTGAAATCTTACCAGTAGTAGGTGCTTTGGCTTTGATTGGACTTCTAGTTGGTGGTTCAACTTGGTATCGTCGTCGTCGCTCTTTTCCATCTCGTAAAAAACCTTAATATTGCTCAACTATGCCACCTAAATATTCTTTTATCGTCCCGATATACAACGAAGAAGAAACCATCGAAGAAATGTACCGCCGCATTTCTCAAGTGATGAATCAAATGGATGGTTCAGTCGAGTTGTGTTTGGTAAATGATGGTAGCCGCGATCGCTCTTTGAAAATGATGCGAGAATTACATCAAAAAGATCCTCGTATTGTTTACCTAAGTCTCGCCAGAAATTTTGGACATCAAATCGCCGTCACCGCAGGTTTGAATCATGTACGCGGACAGGTAGTAGTAATTCTCGATGCTGATTTACAAGACCCACCAGAATTGATTGCCCAAATGGTGGAACTGTGGCAACAAGGATATCACATTGTTTATGCCCAAAGAATCAAACGCCGCAAAGAAAGCTGGTTTAAACGCTTCACAGCCTATGCTTTTTATCGGATTCTCAAACAGTTGGCAGATGTAGACATTCCCACAGATACGGGCGATTTTTGCTTGTTAGATCGTCAAGTTGTAGATGTACTTAACGCCATGCCCGAACGAAATCGTTACATCCGGGGATTACGTTCTTGGGTTGGTTTTAATCAAACAGCCGTCAGATTTGAGCGTGATCCGCGTTTTGCAGGTGATGTTAAATATACATTCCGTAAGTCTTTCGCCTTGGCAATTAATGGCATAGTATCTTTCTCAAAAGTGCCATTAAGGTTGTCAACTTATTTAGGCTTGTTAGCGGCTATAGTTTCGCTGCTGATGTGTTTGCTAGTTTTATATTGGCGGATTTTTACTCCCCATTCTCCCCTCACAGGAATCACCATTGTTTTAATAGCTATCTTCTTTTTAGGCGCAGTGCAATTAGTCAGTATTGGGATTTTGGGTGAGTATATCGGGCGGATTTATGAAGAAGTTAAACAAAGACCACTTTATACATTATCGGAAGTGAGCGGTTTTGAGCAGCCATATCCAGATGTTCCGCAAACATTAAATATTCCCTCATCCTCATCAAATTAGGCTTTTGCTGATGGTTTGTTGACTAGTAATTGTTCTCTGCCATTACCAATTACCCATTACCAAACCCCACTATATGATAAGTGTTTAAGCGGACAGGATATAAAAATATGAAGCATGAAGTGTAGAACATTGCCTACTTCATACTTCATATATATTTATTTAAGACTGTAACTGAAATAACAGTCTTTTTTTGGCTAACGGAACATACTACTTACAGATGTATCTTCATGAATCCGCCAGATGGTTTCTCCTAGTAAGTTAGCGACTGATAACACTACTAGTTGGGGAAAGCGATCACTTTCTGGTATGGGTATTGTATTAGTGACAATTACTTCCTCAAACACGCCACTGGACAAGCGTTCAACGGCAGGAGGAGAGAAAACTGCATGGGTAGCACAAGCATATACTTGACGCGCCCCTTCTTCACGCAACAACTTAGCGCCGGCGGCAATTGTACCACCAGTATCGATCATGTCATCAACCAAAACTGCGGTTTTGCCCTTGACATCACCAATTACATTTAATACTTCGGCAACGTTGTGTGCCTGACGGCGTTTGTCAATAATGGCTAGTGGGGCATCATTAAGCTTTTTGGCAAATGCTCTTGCTCGCGCTACACCACCAACATCCGGTGAAACAACAACAAGATCATGCAGTTGTTTACTTGCTAAATAGTCTAGAATGACTGGCGAACCGTAAACATGATCAAAAGGAATATCGAAATATCCCTGAATTTGAGCAGCGTGTAAATCCATTGCCAAGACGCGGTTAGCACCAGCTTGAGTAATGAGGTTAGCAACCAACTTGGCAGTAATTGATTCTCTCCCTGCGGTTTTGCGGTCAGCACGAGCATAACCATAATAAGGAATTACTGCTGTTACCTGCCGTGCAGAAGCACGCCTACAGGCATCAACCATAATTAGTAATTCCATTAAGTGATCGTTAACTGGTTGACAGCATGGTTGGATGAGGTAGACATCACAACCCCTGATCGATTCCTGAATTTGAACGTACAGTTCCCCATCCGCAAATCTTTTGCGAATCATGGGGCCTAAGTCCATACCCAGGTAACGAGCTACTTCTTGAGAAAGTTGGACGTTAGAAGAGCCAGAAAACAGCCGCAGGCGATGATTTTCAGTCAGTCCTGTTGCAGTTGGCTGCAGTTTAAAAGTTGCAGAACTGAGCACAGCAGATCCTCGATGTGCATTCATGGCAATCTTAGCATTAGATATTTGGTAGATTTAACTGGACGAGAGTAAAAAAAACATCTGTGTGTTTTTTTAAAGCTTTCATAAGGACTTTAAATATTTCTCAATATAATCATCTGCTTATTTTTCGTTCCTTGTGACAAACAAAATATCATACAGATTAGCCTATGCCAGAAGCTAGCGTGGACTCAGTTGGTTAGTAGCAGTACCAAATATTTGGGACTTTGATTGGCATATCAGAATACCTCTATTAACTGTATTGCTAAATCAAGTGTGATTATTCATCAGTTAATTGATGTCACGCTATAGCAATTAAGAAATAGAATCATTAACAAACAAATACCTGAATATATTTGAATGTTCATGCAATATTCTTAGATATTGCCCTCAGAATTATAATATAAACTGACAAACTGAATTTTTGGTTAGTAATAACCAATTTTTTTTAGTTTAGAAACTCAGCTTTATTATCTCCTGCTTAGATTATAGTTTATGAGTTGCAAATTTAAAGGGTAAAAATTCATATTTTGTTTGAGTCATAGTTTTTTAGAGGTTGAGTAATCAAAGCACGGTTAGTCAACTAGTTATCATTCATCCTCTGGTACAGGGTAGGGATTCAATAGTTTGAAAGCGACTGAAATCATTCGTTAGGGCATGAGCAAGCGCGAGCATATAACTGCCAGCCGTAAGCGATCGCTAACTGCAAAATTCCTGGCTATATTTTCCAAGCTTATTTCAATTGCTGAAGTATGTTTAAATGATGGTTTTCTATCCTCAAAAAACTATTTTTGAGTCTAGTGAACTGTGGTGTTAAGCTCAATGTCAGCCATAATCATCAAACCGAATAAATTCTACCACGGTAATTAAAACCATCAATACCGTATTTTTAGGAATTGAGAAATTTATTTTGTGCAAATTTTAGTCAATTACCACAATTTGTCCTTTTTAATCATCACATCAGATTTTTCATTGCTCATTTACTAAGTCAAGTTAATAGTCAAAATTTTAGGGAGTAGGAAGTGGGCAGTGGGAAATAGGGATATAAGGGCAAGATTTTTTGGTGAGTCAGTAATTTATGAAGTGATAAGGGGAATAACCACTTTCGTATTAGTACATATGTATTTTTTGTTAGCTGTTTCCTGTTCCCTACTCATACAAATAAAACCGGATTATTATAATAAGCGACAAACAGATCCAAAGTTTGCACAGCGTTACACAATAGGCATAGAACACATTGCTTGCTAGTTTAGCTGCGGTGTAGGGTAGAATATCGCCGCAGGTAATGTTGGTCGCCGCTTTGATTTATCTTGGTGGGTGACTTACTCCTGAGTTGCCTTTACACTCTATTGATGACCATGCAACCACCAATTTTAATTGGCTCTGTCCTGCAAAATCGCTACCGCATCGTGCAAATTCTCGGACAAGGGGGATTTGGTAGAACCTACTTGGCGGAAGACCAAAGACGCTTTAACGAACTGTGTGCGATTAAGGAACTCATTCCTACACCGACAGCAACGTCCTCTTGGGAAAAAGCGCAAGAACTTTTCCACCGAGAAGCTGCTATTTTATATCAGATAGAAAATCCCCAAATACCAAAATTTCGGGAAAAGTTTGAGCAAGATCAGCGCTTATTCTTGGTACAGGACTATGTAGCTGGGAAGACTTATCGTGAACTTTTAACCCAACGCCAAGCGGCTGGTCAAACTTTCACTGAACTAGAAGTATTACAATTGATCCGCTCATTGTTACCTGTACTGGAACATATCCACGGGCGCGGTATTATCCACCGAGATATTTCCCCAGACAATATCATTTTGCGAGATAGCGATTCTAAGCCAGTGTTGATTGATTTTGGTGTGGTGAAAGAACTGGCGACTCGTTTGCAATCTCCAGAAATGACAACACCAGTCACTACTGTTGGGAAGTTAGGCTACTCTCCCAGTGAACAAATGCAAACAGGACGGGCTTATCCCAGTAGTGATTTGTATGCGTTAGCAGTCACCGCTATTGTTTTATTGACTGGTAAGGAAGCATCGGAATTATTTGATGAAAACCAACTGGCTTGGACTTGGCAGAGGTGGGTGAGGGTAAAACCCGTCTTTGCCCAGATTATAAACCGGATGTTAGCTCATGCACCAGGCG harbors:
- a CDS encoding 4-amino-4-deoxy-L-arabinose transferase; this translates as MAGLILLSLAILWGIFHNSERDWRSSVLSAAVCWGVIVTFTTEILSIFRLITFGWVLALWLLINLALGWIYYRLIKLGKRSLKLPTIPKITPVSLVLLAGVAFIVGTVTIIAIVAPPNNWDSMTYHMARVVHWIQNRSLAHYPTYYSAQLVHPPFAEIAILHLQILSGGDRFANLVQVFSMIGSIIGSSLIAQQLGADRRGQIFATVFCATLPMGILQSSSTQNDYVVCFWLVCLAHFVLLTLPYKNPPTYLVLNIGVSFGLAIFTKSSGYIFAFPFMVWLFVWYVNQMRWKMWKPAAMVAAIFFSLNIGHYLRNFDLYRNPIATAEYSVEYKIEIYSLPTFISNIIRNLSLHNDIVRHLGLQGFITPFTGIITKLVTIIHGFLGVDMTDSRITHPPNSYHGVPGLSFDENVAGNPLHLLLILIAIAIFIFYGKLRSNKKILAYILSITTGFLLLCWMLKLQPYQSRHHLSLFVLSGAFVGTVFCKILNRYVITFLAVIFLVTSIQFVFNNKYRPITTQNNIFNTSRNELYFTNRPQLIKPFFEATDFIKTTNCADIGLSLGAEKTPSAQYWEYPIWILLKNNTNQVTKFGHILNPANLSAFKSQVYPYSQFNPCVILAIRRGKEAPVEKINFKDKIYVKKWALNPITVLLLN
- a CDS encoding TVP38/TMEM64 family protein, whose translation is MLNAKTSFAILMAVCLIATAVTGYLLGGINPELIQSWLKAAGIWAPITYVAIYVIATILILPSTALNLTGGAIFGVWMGTFWTSVGAIIAAIAAFIFARTVGREIVAQKLAGRWQAIDAEVRQGAIFYMFAIRLMPILPYGLVNFAAGLTSISFKDYLIGTALGTVPGILPFVLLGSSGFKAIRSGEILPVVGALALIGLLVGGSTWYRRRRSFPSRKKP
- a CDS encoding glycosyltransferase family 2 protein: MPPKYSFIVPIYNEEETIEEMYRRISQVMNQMDGSVELCLVNDGSRDRSLKMMRELHQKDPRIVYLSLARNFGHQIAVTAGLNHVRGQVVVILDADLQDPPELIAQMVELWQQGYHIVYAQRIKRRKESWFKRFTAYAFYRILKQLADVDIPTDTGDFCLLDRQVVDVLNAMPERNRYIRGLRSWVGFNQTAVRFERDPRFAGDVKYTFRKSFALAINGIVSFSKVPLRLSTYLGLLAAIVSLLMCLLVLYWRIFTPHSPLTGITIVLIAIFFLGAVQLVSIGILGEYIGRIYEEVKQRPLYTLSEVSGFEQPYPDVPQTLNIPSSSSN
- a CDS encoding ribose-phosphate pyrophosphokinase, with the translated sequence MNAHRGSAVLSSATFKLQPTATGLTENHRLRLFSGSSNVQLSQEVARYLGMDLGPMIRKRFADGELYVQIQESIRGCDVYLIQPCCQPVNDHLMELLIMVDACRRASARQVTAVIPYYGYARADRKTAGRESITAKLVANLITQAGANRVLAMDLHAAQIQGYFDIPFDHVYGSPVILDYLASKQLHDLVVVSPDVGGVARARAFAKKLNDAPLAIIDKRRQAHNVAEVLNVIGDVKGKTAVLVDDMIDTGGTIAAGAKLLREEGARQVYACATHAVFSPPAVERLSSGVFEEVIVTNTIPIPESDRFPQLVVLSVANLLGETIWRIHEDTSVSSMFR